The Deltaproteobacteria bacterium genome window below encodes:
- a CDS encoding AIPR family protein encodes MNINASIVDQRVAAIVDDYSEQLPGNDLNRKKSAAFVLLCLSTCLETTLEDSLECLTDGGNDAGVDGLYVGDEEDGEFMVTVFQGKYKIEDLSGEANFPENDVRKAVDTVQVLLDPYRKVTLNPKLEPKIEEIRSLIRDGYIPRVRFFLCNNGAQWQTQADHWIDEARKDFGDKVDFVHFNHDSVVRILQASKDVDATLTLSGLATVEDLNFMRVLVGRVSVQEIGRLFDEYGDRLLDRNIRRYLGLHHNRVNAAIHATLCDPDKSDKFYFYNNGITVVCEKFDYNAFQKSDYKVQLRNMQVINDGQTCRTIQETLRDSSSDRVGESAFVMIRIYQLPDTGKEFVQDITYAANSQNPVDLRDLRSNDEAQKQLELGMKELGLEFTYKRQRDEGGGGSSVITSTIVAEAVLAIWRKRPHQAKFRRTEHFGKLYDDIFEHLNAAQALLAVLIFRSVENERKRPTAVTPADFLPYASHYISMLIGSKLLMDQQTSLDQVSHRNLPALLEVFKENCPQYHAYAIQALTDALRECYGERDVSLQQLSATFRRGDLIEMLERHSGVGVVP; translated from the coding sequence ATGAACATCAATGCCAGTATTGTCGATCAGAGAGTGGCCGCCATCGTGGACGACTACTCCGAGCAGTTGCCGGGAAACGACCTGAACAGAAAGAAGTCCGCCGCATTCGTGCTTCTGTGCCTGTCAACGTGTCTGGAAACGACTCTTGAAGACAGTCTTGAGTGCCTCACGGATGGTGGAAACGACGCTGGCGTGGATGGACTGTACGTCGGTGACGAGGAAGACGGCGAGTTCATGGTCACGGTGTTCCAGGGCAAGTACAAGATTGAGGATCTGAGTGGGGAAGCGAATTTTCCGGAAAACGACGTCCGAAAAGCCGTGGATACCGTCCAGGTCTTGCTGGATCCCTATCGGAAAGTCACGTTAAATCCCAAATTGGAGCCGAAGATCGAAGAGATTCGCTCCTTGATCCGTGACGGGTATATTCCTCGTGTGCGGTTCTTTCTTTGCAACAACGGCGCTCAATGGCAAACTCAGGCCGACCATTGGATCGACGAGGCGAGGAAGGACTTTGGCGACAAGGTAGATTTCGTACACTTTAATCACGATTCCGTCGTCCGTATCCTGCAAGCCAGCAAAGACGTGGACGCCACTCTGACGCTCAGCGGACTGGCGACCGTAGAGGACCTGAACTTCATGAGGGTCCTGGTCGGACGCGTTTCCGTTCAGGAGATCGGCCGATTGTTCGACGAGTATGGTGACAGGTTGCTGGATCGCAACATCCGGCGTTACCTCGGGCTGCACCACAATCGCGTCAATGCCGCTATCCACGCAACTCTCTGCGATCCAGACAAATCCGACAAATTCTACTTCTACAACAACGGCATCACGGTGGTCTGCGAAAAGTTCGACTACAATGCCTTTCAGAAATCGGACTACAAGGTTCAGCTCCGGAACATGCAGGTGATCAACGACGGCCAGACATGCAGAACAATTCAGGAGACACTCAGGGATAGCTCGTCTGATCGGGTCGGTGAGTCGGCTTTTGTGATGATCAGGATTTACCAGTTGCCGGATACAGGCAAGGAGTTCGTCCAGGACATTACTTATGCGGCCAACAGCCAGAACCCGGTCGATCTCAGGGATTTGCGGTCCAACGATGAAGCTCAGAAGCAGTTGGAGTTGGGCATGAAAGAACTGGGTCTGGAATTCACGTACAAACGCCAGAGGGATGAGGGTGGGGGTGGTTCATCGGTCATCACCAGCACGATTGTCGCGGAAGCGGTACTCGCCATCTGGCGGAAACGACCGCACCAAGCGAAGTTTCGCCGAACGGAACACTTCGGCAAACTGTACGACGACATTTTCGAACATCTCAATGCGGCCCAAGCCCTGCTTGCAGTCTTGATCTTCAGGAGCGTGGAGAACGAAAGAAAACGCCCGACGGCCGTAACGCCAGCGGACTTTTTGCCCTATGCGTCGCACTATATCTCCATGTTGATCGGGAGTAAGCTCTTGATGGATCAGCAAACATCGCTTGATCAAGTCTCGCACCGAAACCTTCCCGCGTTGCTTGAAGTGTTCAAGGAAAACTGCCCCCAATACCACGCGTATGCCATCCAAGCGCTGACGGATGCGTTGAGGGAGTGCTACGGAGAGCGGGATGTCTCTCTTCAGCAATTGTCGGCCACCTTCAGACGCGGTGACCTGATCGAGATGTTGGAACGACACAGCGGCGTGGGCGTCGTTCCATAA
- the der gene encoding ribosome biogenesis GTPase Der: MNTSENLPVVAIVGRPNVGKSTLFNRLSRARRAIVNDQPGVTRDRNYNEVSWRRHRFVLVDTGGMEPDEREGLKGRILQQTMTAVNEADVIVFLLDGRTGPMPPDTAAVEVLRQAAKPVFYAVNKLDTGPRESDLYEFYRLGVERLYPLSAEHGLGVADLMQEVVDALPRETAGAREAVESLALAVVGRPNVGKSTLVNRLLGYDRSLVDSQPGTTRDALQADFTWNGTVCRLTDTAGIRRKARVVDPVERYSVSRALRSVDGGDVVIHLLDGAEGVTDQDAQVMSYTSQRGKGMVLGINKWDLLDTEQVSLREYRNFLQRRLPFADHVPIVSMSAMEGSGMNRLMDTVIRVGEEQRRWIKTPLLNRVLRRLTERHSAPQLRGRPVKVYYATQTDVRPPTFTLFVNNPQGFGANYQRYLVKALRAELGLEHAPLRLTFRARAGRDED; the protein is encoded by the coding sequence ATGAACACATCCGAAAATCTGCCGGTGGTGGCCATCGTGGGGCGGCCCAATGTGGGCAAGTCCACGCTGTTCAACCGCCTGAGCCGGGCGCGGCGCGCCATCGTGAACGATCAGCCGGGGGTCACCCGCGACCGCAACTACAACGAGGTGTCGTGGCGCCGGCATCGGTTCGTGCTGGTGGACACCGGGGGGATGGAGCCGGACGAGCGCGAGGGGCTCAAGGGGCGCATCCTGCAGCAGACCATGACCGCGGTGAACGAGGCCGATGTCATCGTGTTCCTCCTGGACGGCCGCACCGGGCCCATGCCGCCGGACACGGCCGCGGTGGAGGTGTTGCGGCAGGCCGCCAAGCCCGTGTTCTACGCGGTGAACAAGCTGGACACCGGGCCGCGCGAGAGCGATCTCTACGAGTTCTACCGGCTGGGCGTCGAGCGGCTCTATCCGCTCTCGGCGGAGCACGGGCTCGGGGTCGCGGACCTGATGCAAGAGGTCGTGGACGCCTTGCCCCGGGAAACGGCGGGCGCCCGCGAGGCGGTGGAGTCCCTGGCACTTGCGGTGGTGGGGCGTCCCAACGTGGGCAAGTCCACGCTGGTGAACCGGCTCCTGGGCTACGACCGTTCCCTGGTGGACTCCCAGCCCGGCACCACTAGGGACGCGCTCCAGGCCGACTTCACCTGGAACGGAACGGTTTGCCGCCTCACCGATACCGCGGGCATCCGGCGCAAGGCGCGGGTGGTGGATCCGGTGGAACGCTACAGCGTGAGCCGCGCCCTGCGCTCGGTGGACGGCGGGGACGTGGTCATCCACCTCTTGGACGGGGCCGAAGGAGTGACCGATCAGGACGCCCAGGTGATGTCCTACACGTCGCAGCGGGGCAAGGGGATGGTCCTGGGCATCAACAAGTGGGACCTGCTGGACACGGAGCAGGTGAGTCTGCGCGAATACCGGAATTTCTTGCAACGGCGGCTACCGTTCGCCGACCACGTGCCGATCGTATCTATGTCGGCAATGGAAGGGTCGGGCATGAACAGGCTGATGGACACGGTGATACGGGTGGGCGAGGAACAACGCCGGTGGATCAAGACCCCGTTGCTCAATCGGGTGCTGCGCCGTCTCACCGAGCGCCATTCCGCGCCGCAGCTCCGCGGGCGCCCCGTGAAGGTCTACTACGCCACGCAGACGGACGTGCGCCCGCCGACGTTCACCCTGTTCGTGAACAATCCCCAAGGCTTCGGCGCGAACTACCAGCGCTATCTGGTGAAGGCGCTGCGCGCGGAGCTGGGCCTCGAGCACGCGCCTTTGCGCCTGACGTTCCGGGCGCGCGCGGGCAGGGATGAAGACTAG
- the dprA gene encoding DNA-processing protein DprA: MAGAARARGRTPDESRRDLAWLAFGEVPGLGCVGFRRIAEVFGDPTDAFFGGRSRLRDIVGLSRPAVEGLLAFSAWDRLAEEMRRVREAGVRLVRYTDPAYPERLRAIHDPPPVLYARGSPEAVGYASVGVVGTRAPSEYGREMTRLLCRGLAAAGIVVVSGMARGIDRHAHEAALDGGGWTVAVLGSGVDVPYPPEHRDLSRRIEGGGAVLSDYPLGTRPLPHHFPSRNRLISGLALGVVVVEATERSGSLITARCALEQGREVFAVPGPARASRSRGPHRLIRQGAKLVEDVSDVIEEIVPQLAAQARDARPEAAIDAGDSGRVHVPLGGAYGAILRDLEAGPLHVDDVMDRTDLPAQQVCEVLLELELQGLLRQLPGNRYALNTAVIGTTGAAR, translated from the coding sequence GTGGCCGGTGCGGCGCGTGCCCGCGGCCGGACGCCGGATGAGAGCCGGAGGGACCTCGCCTGGCTTGCGTTCGGCGAAGTTCCGGGCCTTGGGTGCGTGGGGTTCCGGCGCATCGCGGAGGTCTTCGGCGATCCCACGGATGCTTTCTTCGGCGGCCGGAGCAGGTTGCGGGACATTGTCGGGCTGAGCCGGCCGGCGGTGGAAGGACTGCTGGCGTTCTCGGCGTGGGATCGCCTGGCGGAAGAGATGCGCCGGGTGCGCGAAGCCGGGGTGCGGCTGGTGCGGTACACGGACCCGGCCTATCCGGAACGGTTGCGCGCCATACACGATCCGCCCCCGGTGCTCTATGCAAGGGGATCGCCGGAGGCGGTTGGGTACGCTTCGGTGGGCGTCGTGGGCACGCGCGCGCCGAGCGAGTACGGCCGCGAGATGACCCGGCTGCTGTGCCGTGGGTTGGCCGCGGCCGGCATCGTGGTCGTCAGCGGCATGGCCCGGGGTATCGACCGCCACGCCCACGAAGCTGCGTTGGACGGAGGTGGCTGGACCGTGGCGGTGCTGGGCTCGGGAGTGGACGTGCCCTATCCACCAGAGCACCGCGATCTGAGCCGCCGCATCGAAGGTGGCGGCGCGGTGCTCTCTGACTATCCCCTGGGCACGCGCCCGCTGCCGCACCACTTCCCGTCGCGCAACCGGCTCATCAGCGGCCTCGCTCTGGGCGTGGTGGTGGTGGAAGCCACCGAGCGCAGCGGCTCCCTCATCACGGCGCGCTGCGCGCTGGAGCAGGGCCGCGAGGTGTTCGCCGTGCCCGGCCCGGCGCGCGCCAGCCGCAGCCGCGGCCCGCACCGGCTGATCCGGCAGGGAGCCAAGCTGGTGGAGGACGTGAGCGACGTGATCGAGGAAATCGTGCCGCAATTGGCGGCGCAGGCGCGCGATGCTCGGCCGGAAGCGGCGATCGACGCGGGTGATTCCGGCCGCGTCCACGTTCCTCTCGGCGGTGCCTATGGCGCGATCCTGCGCGATCTCGAGGCGGGACCGCTGCATGTGGACGACGTCATGGACCGGACGGACCTTCCAGCGCAGCAGGTCTGTGAGGTTCTTCTGGAGCTGGAGCTTCAGGGCCTGCTCAGGCAGTTGCCGGGAAACAGATATGCTCTGAACACGGCTGTCATCGGCACCACGGGAGCGGCTCGGTGA
- the trmFO gene encoding methylenetetrahydrofolate--tRNA-(uracil(54)-C(5))-methyltransferase (FADH(2)-oxidizing) TrmFO: MNAQVSDNIERVNVVGGGLAGCEAAWQLARRGVPVDLYEMRPVRRTEAHTTGHLAELVCSNSFRSRLLTTGAGLLKEEMRRMGSLMIELGEAHQVPAGSALAVDRVRFAEAISERVSSLPGLRLIRREIDAIPPGLTIVATGPLTSGPLSERLRELLGAEHLYYYDAISPVVTAESVDASVAFRASRYDENPGDYLNLPLTQAEYYRLVDSVVEAEKVPVRSFERFFEGCLPVEEMARRGRETLAFGPMRPTGLVDPASGERPYAVVQLRQENREGTLYNLVGFQTKMTHPEQKRVFSLIPGLAKAVFVRYGSLHRNTYINAPRHLLPTLQWRGGPRLFFAGQITGVEGYIESAASGLLAGVNAARLLSGAKPVTPPATTALGGLLAYVSDAARQDFQPMNVNFGLFPSLPFKTKGRRKKEFMAERALRDLERWWLECGEGGASVAVREA, translated from the coding sequence ATGAACGCGCAGGTGAGCGACAATATCGAGCGTGTGAACGTCGTGGGCGGCGGGCTCGCCGGGTGCGAGGCCGCGTGGCAGCTCGCCCGGCGGGGCGTACCGGTGGACCTGTACGAGATGAGGCCGGTGCGCCGCACCGAGGCGCACACCACCGGCCATCTGGCCGAATTGGTGTGCAGCAACTCGTTCCGTTCCCGGTTGCTGACCACTGGGGCGGGGTTGCTCAAGGAAGAGATGCGCCGCATGGGCTCGTTGATGATCGAGCTGGGGGAGGCGCACCAGGTCCCCGCGGGCTCCGCCCTGGCCGTGGACCGGGTGCGCTTCGCCGAGGCCATTTCCGAGCGGGTGTCGTCGCTGCCGGGCCTGCGCCTGATCCGCCGCGAAATCGACGCCATTCCGCCGGGCCTCACCATCGTCGCCACCGGGCCGCTGACATCGGGGCCGCTGTCGGAGCGTCTGCGGGAGCTCCTGGGAGCCGAGCATCTCTACTACTACGATGCCATCTCGCCGGTGGTCACCGCCGAATCCGTGGACGCGTCCGTGGCGTTTCGCGCCTCCCGCTACGACGAGAATCCCGGCGACTACCTGAACCTGCCGCTGACCCAGGCCGAATACTACCGGCTGGTGGACTCGGTGGTGGAAGCCGAGAAGGTACCGGTGCGCAGCTTCGAACGCTTCTTCGAGGGGTGCCTGCCGGTCGAGGAGATGGCCCGGCGCGGTCGCGAGACCTTGGCGTTCGGACCCATGCGCCCCACCGGGCTCGTGGACCCGGCTTCGGGGGAGAGGCCCTACGCGGTGGTGCAGTTGCGCCAGGAGAACCGCGAGGGGACCCTGTACAACCTCGTGGGCTTTCAGACCAAGATGACCCATCCCGAACAGAAGCGCGTGTTCTCGCTGATCCCGGGACTGGCCAAGGCGGTGTTCGTGCGCTACGGCAGCCTGCACCGCAACACCTACATCAACGCGCCGCGGCACCTGTTGCCGACGCTGCAGTGGCGCGGCGGCCCGCGGCTCTTCTTCGCCGGCCAGATTACCGGGGTCGAGGGCTACATCGAATCGGCCGCGTCCGGCCTCCTCGCCGGCGTCAACGCCGCCCGGCTGCTTTCCGGGGCGAAGCCGGTGACGCCGCCCGCCACCACGGCGCTGGGCGGCCTGCTCGCCTACGTGTCCGATGCCGCGCGCCAGGACTTTCAGCCCATGAACGTCAACTTCGGACTGTTCCCGAGCCTTCCCTTCAAGACAAAGGGCCGGCGCAAGAAGGAATTCATGGCGGAACGGGCGTTGCGGGACCTGGAGCGCTGGTGGCTGGAGTGCGGCGAGGGCGGCGCGTCGGTTGCCGTGCGTGAAGCGTGA